From a single Mucilaginibacter terrenus genomic region:
- a CDS encoding YcxB family protein produces MTITIVLTEEDYLTYLLYSASKSKRAQGTRRKAWLTISGLLLVMGAAMLTSNDGFYSYYFFAAGLMSLVFYPLLQRYSYKKNYRKFVRDKMAYKIGKESILKFGTEYIETKDITGESRINTSEVAEINEIASHYFIRLKSGDGLVVPKTSVATPTFVDDVMSVMQNPDILVTHEPNWKWK; encoded by the coding sequence ATGACCATAACAATCGTTTTGACTGAGGAGGACTATTTAACTTACCTGCTGTATTCGGCATCAAAAAGTAAGCGTGCGCAAGGTACCCGGCGTAAGGCATGGTTAACTATATCGGGCTTGTTACTTGTTATGGGAGCTGCGATGCTAACTAGCAATGATGGCTTTTATAGCTATTACTTTTTTGCCGCCGGATTAATGAGCCTGGTGTTTTACCCGCTGCTGCAACGATATAGCTATAAAAAGAACTATCGTAAATTTGTCAGGGATAAAATGGCTTATAAGATCGGCAAAGAGTCAATATTAAAATTTGGCACGGAATATATAGAAACCAAGGATATTACAGGCGAAAGCAGGATAAATACCAGCGAAGTAGCAGAGATAAACGAGATTGCAAGCCACTACTTTATCAGGCTTAAAAGTGGCGACGGACTGGTTGTTCCTAAAACAAGCGTAGCCACCCCAACCTTTGTAGACGATGTTATGTCTGTAATGCAAAATCCTGATATATTGGTTACGCATGAACCTAACTGGAAATGGAAGTAA
- a CDS encoding phosphoglycerate kinase, with amino-acid sequence MKTIDQITFNGKKALIRVDFNVPLDGDFNITDDNRMTAALPTIKKILKDGGAVILMSHLGRPKDGPTDKYSLKHIVPHLSDLLGQQVEFADDCIGEQAIEKAKALDKGEVLLLENLRFYKEEEKGDKDFAEKLSKLGDIYVNDAFGTAHRAHASTAIIAQFFPNAKYFGYLMAAELTNAEKILNGAAKPFTAIMGGSKVSDKILLIEKLLDKVDNLIIGGGMAYTFAKADGGNIGTSLVEADKLDLAISLKQKAKEKGVNLLLPVDNVIADDFNNNANTNTAKTGQIPVGWMGLDIGPETVALFSKVVEESKTILWNGPMGVFEMEKFLVGTKSIAEAVAKATDNGAFSLIGGGDSAAAVAKFDMTDEVSYVSTGGGALLEYMEGKELPGVKAINE; translated from the coding sequence ATGAAAACCATTGATCAGATAACCTTCAACGGTAAAAAAGCGCTTATCCGGGTAGATTTTAACGTTCCATTGGATGGCGATTTTAACATTACCGATGATAACCGCATGACCGCCGCTTTGCCAACCATAAAAAAGATACTAAAGGATGGCGGTGCTGTAATATTGATGTCGCACCTGGGCAGGCCAAAAGACGGCCCTACTGATAAATATTCTTTAAAACACATTGTACCACACTTGTCTGACCTTTTAGGCCAGCAAGTAGAGTTTGCTGATGACTGCATTGGCGAACAAGCTATAGAGAAAGCAAAAGCCCTGGACAAAGGCGAAGTTTTATTGCTGGAAAACCTGCGCTTCTACAAAGAAGAGGAAAAGGGTGATAAAGACTTTGCCGAGAAACTGTCAAAGCTTGGTGATATATACGTGAATGACGCTTTTGGTACAGCACACCGCGCGCATGCATCAACTGCTATAATAGCACAGTTCTTCCCCAACGCCAAATACTTTGGTTACCTTATGGCAGCCGAACTTACCAATGCAGAGAAGATATTGAACGGCGCTGCAAAGCCATTCACCGCTATTATGGGTGGCTCAAAGGTGTCTGACAAGATCTTGCTGATTGAAAAGCTTTTGGATAAAGTTGATAACCTTATTATTGGCGGCGGCATGGCTTACACATTTGCTAAAGCTGATGGTGGCAACATAGGTACATCATTGGTAGAGGCAGATAAGCTTGATCTGGCTATAAGCCTTAAACAAAAAGCAAAAGAGAAAGGTGTGAACCTGTTATTGCCGGTAGATAATGTTATAGCCGATGATTTTAATAACAATGCCAACACAAACACCGCCAAAACAGGCCAGATACCTGTTGGCTGGATGGGCCTGGATATTGGCCCTGAAACTGTTGCTTTGTTCAGCAAGGTGGTAGAAGAATCTAAAACCATTTTATGGAACGGTCCGATGGGTGTATTTGAAATGGAAAAATTCCTGGTAGGTACTAAATCTATCGCCGAGGCTGTAGCAAAGGCTACCGACAACGGTGCCTTCTCGCTGATAGGCGGCGGCGATTCTGCCGCGGCAGTTGCTAAGTTTGACATGACCGACGAGGTAAGCTATGTATCAACCGGAGGTGGCGCACTGCTTGAATACATGGAAGGTAAAGAATTACCCGGCGTAAAAGCTATAAACGAATAA
- a CDS encoding GNAT family N-acetyltransferase: MIKFIKPDDVLPLRNEVLREGRLTLDECRFENDDAEGSFHLGYFVGEELVCVASFHPVGYKGYDGKAYQLRGMATAATHRGKGYGNMLVNFAITYLRGQKVNYLWCNARKVAVKFYMGTGFEIISPEFEVPGIGPHYVMYVKIQ; the protein is encoded by the coding sequence ATGATAAAGTTTATAAAGCCAGATGATGTATTGCCGCTGCGCAACGAGGTTCTGCGTGAAGGGCGGCTTACACTTGACGAATGCCGGTTCGAAAATGACGATGCCGAAGGATCATTCCATCTTGGGTATTTTGTGGGTGAAGAGTTGGTTTGTGTGGCATCTTTTCACCCGGTAGGGTATAAAGGTTATGATGGGAAAGCTTACCAGCTGCGCGGTATGGCAACCGCAGCTACTCATCGTGGTAAAGGATACGGTAACATGCTGGTTAACTTTGCCATTACTTACCTCAGGGGCCAAAAAGTAAATTACTTGTGGTGTAATGCGCGTAAGGTAGCCGTGAAGTTTTATATGGGAACGGGGTTCGAGATCATCTCGCCCGAGTTTGAGGTACCGGGCATTGGGCCGCACTATGTAATGTATGTTAAAATACAATGA
- the gap gene encoding type I glyceraldehyde-3-phosphate dehydrogenase, whose translation MRIAINGFGRIGRIFLRTILTRSNIEVVAINDLADTQTLAHLFKYDSVHRGFKGAVSAGEGHLFINDLAIRTYQEKDPQNLPWKELGIDLVIESTGKFISEEGAAKHLAAGARQVIISAPPSNKTVPTVVLGVNDNEVDLRSPILSNASCTTNNVAAMVKILDDNWGITEGYITTVHSMTGDQNLHDAPHKDLRRARAASASIIPTTTGAAKAITAIFPHLDGHLGGAGIRVPVLNGSLTDFTCSLKKLPTVEEINRAFKAAANGPMENVLEYTEDPIVSTDILDNPHSCIFDAHLTSIVGGLVKVVGWYDNEMGYSSRLADLVEKINLLPR comes from the coding sequence ATGAGGATAGCAATAAATGGGTTTGGCCGTATAGGGCGTATATTTTTACGAACCATCCTTACCCGCAGCAATATAGAGGTTGTAGCCATTAACGATCTTGCAGATACGCAAACCTTGGCGCACCTCTTCAAGTACGATTCGGTACACCGCGGGTTTAAGGGGGCGGTAAGCGCAGGTGAAGGCCACCTGTTCATAAACGATCTCGCCATAAGAACATACCAGGAAAAAGACCCGCAGAACTTACCCTGGAAAGAACTAGGAATTGACCTGGTGATAGAATCTACAGGTAAGTTTATTTCCGAAGAGGGCGCCGCAAAGCACCTTGCAGCTGGTGCCAGGCAGGTAATTATTTCCGCTCCGCCATCAAACAAAACTGTACCTACCGTTGTGCTGGGCGTTAATGATAATGAGGTAGACCTGCGGTCGCCCATATTGTCTAATGCATCTTGTACAACCAACAATGTTGCTGCAATGGTGAAAATCCTGGACGATAACTGGGGTATTACCGAAGGCTATATCACTACGGTACACTCCATGACGGGCGACCAGAACCTGCATGACGCGCCTCACAAAGACCTTCGGCGGGCAAGGGCTGCTTCGGCGTCTATCATCCCTACTACGACCGGTGCCGCCAAGGCTATCACTGCAATATTTCCTCATTTGGATGGGCATCTTGGTGGTGCAGGCATACGCGTGCCGGTGTTGAACGGCTCCCTTACTGACTTTACCTGCAGCTTGAAAAAGCTCCCGACAGTTGAAGAGATTAACAGAGCCTTTAAGGCAGCTGCCAATGGGCCGATGGAGAACGTTTTAGAATACACCGAAGACCCTATTGTTTCCACCGACATATTGGACAACCCGCATAGCTGCATTTTTGATGCGCATTTAACTTCAATTGTTGGCGGTTTGGTTAAGGTTGTTGGCTGGTATGATAACGAGATGGGCTACTCCAGCCGTTTGGCAGATCTGGTAGAAAAAATAAACCTGCTGCCAAGATGA
- a CDS encoding MraY family glycosyltransferase, whose product MFSILTTLLSIPSILHVARTRHLYDDVGHFRKQHDHGIPRLGGVAIFASFNLTLLIFSMVDKSVPLTYILTSSIILFAMGLKDDLSGVNPSTKFVIQFFVGALLVLLGDIRLTSLYGVFGIYDLSYFESAAISILFIILIVNAFNLIDGIDGLAGTTCVIVNGTFTILFVYMKRYELAAISLAIVGAVIGFLRFNITPAKIFMGDTGSLLIGLISAVMALQFIEANKLTANNSPAIYSAPAVAFAILIGPIFDTLRVFILRIAKGTSPFGADRNHIHHRMLRLGFNHLQTTFILAGINIITIVMVLRFSFIGNFALMGVIFGISLLFNWGITFCLRCRERERFTIRFLFA is encoded by the coding sequence GTGTTTTCAATTCTGACAACATTACTCTCCATTCCATCAATTTTACATGTTGCACGTACCCGTCACCTTTATGATGATGTTGGCCATTTTCGCAAACAGCATGACCATGGTATACCGCGTTTGGGTGGGGTGGCTATCTTTGCCAGCTTCAATCTTACACTGCTTATTTTTAGCATGGTTGATAAAAGCGTTCCGCTAACCTATATCCTTACATCTAGTATCATCCTTTTTGCAATGGGTTTAAAGGACGATTTATCCGGTGTTAATCCCAGCACCAAATTCGTCATCCAGTTTTTTGTAGGTGCCCTGTTGGTTTTGCTTGGCGATATCCGCTTAACCAGCCTTTACGGCGTGTTTGGGATATATGATCTCAGCTACTTCGAAAGCGCCGCCATATCTATATTGTTTATCATCCTTATTGTTAATGCATTCAACCTTATAGACGGCATAGACGGCCTTGCCGGCACCACCTGTGTAATAGTAAACGGAACGTTTACTATTCTGTTTGTTTACATGAAACGTTACGAACTGGCAGCCATTTCCCTTGCGATTGTTGGAGCAGTAATTGGTTTCCTCCGGTTTAATATTACGCCCGCTAAAATATTCATGGGCGATACGGGCTCATTGCTCATCGGCTTAATATCGGCTGTAATGGCGTTGCAGTTTATAGAGGCTAACAAGCTTACCGCTAACAATTCCCCTGCTATATATTCTGCTCCTGCTGTAGCCTTTGCTATTCTTATCGGGCCTATTTTTGATACTTTGAGAGTGTTTATCTTACGCATAGCTAAGGGTACATCTCCTTTCGGTGCCGATCGCAACCACATTCACCATCGTATGCTTAGGCTTGGGTTTAACCATTTGCAAACTACCTTTATTTTGGCAGGCATTAATATTATTACCATAGTAATGGTGCTGAGGTTTAGTTTCATTGGCAACTTTGCTTTAATGGGCGTAATATTTGGCATCTCGCTGTTATTCAACTGGGGCATTACCTTTTGCCTGCGTTGCCGCGAGCGGGAACGCTTTACTATCCGCTTTTTGTTCGCCTAA
- a CDS encoding glycosyltransferase family 2 protein, whose protein sequence is MKNLILTVHQIKITVVTVCFNAEDTVERTIKSVLVQRYQNIEYIIIDGASTDDTMAIVNRYSEHISIVVSEPDGGIYDAMNKGIALATGDFIGMLNADDVFADENVLADIAHTFENTYTDAIYADLTYLKLNGEVFRKWKSGEYVQGLFNKGWMPPHPTFYCKRQLYSTYGNYDQRFGSAADYELMLRFVHLKQISITYIPRVFIYMLVGGISNATLLQRLKALVLDYKAMSRNNLRNRLLALVLKRTTKLRQFI, encoded by the coding sequence TTGAAAAATTTAATTTTAACCGTGCATCAAATAAAGATTACCGTTGTTACCGTTTGTTTTAACGCCGAAGATACTGTCGAGCGTACTATCAAGTCTGTTTTGGTTCAGCGGTATCAAAATATCGAATATATTATCATAGATGGTGCTTCTACTGATGATACCATGGCCATTGTAAACCGATACAGCGAGCATATCAGCATTGTCGTGTCCGAGCCGGATGGTGGTATATACGACGCCATGAACAAGGGGATTGCACTGGCGACCGGCGATTTTATAGGAATGCTAAATGCCGACGATGTTTTTGCTGATGAAAATGTTCTTGCAGATATAGCTCATACATTTGAAAACACTTATACAGATGCCATTTATGCTGATTTAACTTATTTGAAACTTAATGGCGAAGTTTTTCGTAAATGGAAATCCGGAGAATATGTCCAAGGGTTGTTTAACAAAGGATGGATGCCGCCGCACCCCACTTTCTATTGCAAAAGACAGCTTTATTCTACATATGGTAATTACGATCAGCGTTTTGGGTCAGCAGCGGATTATGAATTAATGCTGCGGTTTGTTCATTTAAAGCAAATAAGTATTACATATATACCAAGGGTATTTATCTATATGTTGGTAGGAGGCATTAGTAACGCTACATTACTGCAACGATTGAAAGCGTTGGTATTGGATTATAAAGCAATGAGTAGGAATAATCTGAGAAACAGGTTGTTGGCTTTAGTTCTTAAAAGAACAACAAAACTGCGGCAATTTATTTAA
- a CDS encoding polysaccharide biosynthesis/export family protein — translation MFQNKSATTVLHDTSAASKFPVKSTYRIQPRDILQIRNLQNIKYIVDDVAQSSSGVSGSGTAGQGQTFEVDEDGTVALPAIGHIAVSGLTRVEATRKIEGLYRKELLKDPIIELKITNLKVTILGESVAQGNFPLLKDNTTLVEMIGQAGGLTKSANEKNVKIIRGTGTNKSVTEIDLSDISSISDPRAILQNGDIIYIAQNKRAIRSDKLQNINTYAQPVTLLLSTALIIYSLSRQ, via the coding sequence TTGTTTCAAAACAAAAGTGCTACTACTGTTTTACACGATACATCTGCTGCAAGCAAATTCCCTGTTAAGAGTACCTATCGTATACAACCCCGAGACATTTTACAAATAAGGAACCTTCAAAACATAAAGTATATAGTAGACGATGTGGCCCAAAGCTCGTCGGGCGTATCAGGTAGCGGCACCGCTGGCCAGGGCCAAACGTTTGAAGTTGACGAAGACGGAACGGTTGCGCTACCAGCAATTGGGCATATAGCAGTAAGTGGCCTTACCCGCGTAGAGGCTACCCGTAAAATTGAAGGCTTATATCGTAAAGAACTTCTGAAGGATCCTATTATTGAGCTTAAGATTACTAATCTTAAGGTAACCATTTTGGGTGAGAGCGTGGCCCAGGGAAACTTCCCGTTATTAAAAGATAATACCACTTTGGTGGAAATGATTGGCCAAGCGGGTGGATTAACTAAAAGCGCGAATGAGAAAAATGTTAAGATTATACGAGGAACGGGTACAAACAAAAGCGTTACCGAAATAGACCTTAGCGATATAAGCTCCATATCAGACCCAAGAGCGATATTACAAAATGGCGATATCATTTACATTGCACAAAATAAACGCGCAATACGCAGCGATAAATTGCAAAATATTAATACTTACGCGCAGCCAGTTACCTTATTACTTAGTACAGCTTTAATTATCTATTCGCTGAGCCGGCAATAA
- a CDS encoding GumC family protein, giving the protein MEETNNITQRLPNQEIDYFKIGRILISRWYWVVGSLAVFTIWSYVYLWYTPKIYSTAGTMKLEDRKSEIGDLANVVSGSDRGQSRIQSETSVLQSHDVILNAVTDLNYPVSFYVEGRVRTSELYPQKPLTIDKIQFDSLNFFREIITFKPVNRTSYNLTYKLNGKEASANYAYNTPVTLGPTTFSIKYPDNINKNTVLLFKFNTPEDFVGRVRGGLRASETVKNSNILSVQMTDANPQFAADVLNAVMKEYLIYDRNRKTQSASQMINFIDDQLKYLSSEVKGSEKSIQSFKQKNRLMEVSAAADAALDKAKDLESQQAVLKLQLLAINETKENISKEKNNVNLNFDAGSGQVDPNLLTLISKLDGLLNQRTDLLKTYNYNSQPVQDINKAILQVKNTAINSLNSAYNSVKRNLDFIAAQLGQVNQQISVLPGAERDLVSLRRDFEINEKVYSFLSEKKLEAQISRSGILPGATIIEQAQPNYSPVSPNEHDIHRTAIIFGLAVGLGLIVLIRVLNPYIYDKETIESLTTIPIIGVIRKFPSTLDEDNIQVLAINRPKSIFAESVRSVRTNLNFIAAEKASKVICITSEVAGEGKSFVATNLASTLSLIDKKVILIGADLRRSKLHKTFKVPNEKGLSNYLSHQTTLDEIILHSEQDNLDFIVSGPVPPNPSELLHTQQLRDMIDVLKTRYDVIMVDTAPIGLVSDAIPLIRISDINIFVIRSGKSKYYAATVPQRIAQEYHLDNTVIVLNAFEEDLLHSRYYTTKFTGDYSTRYYYYSDYSSGYQASGYYVDDEKKKWWDFKHWFK; this is encoded by the coding sequence ATGGAAGAGACCAATAATATAACGCAACGACTGCCTAACCAGGAAATAGACTACTTTAAAATTGGCAGGATACTTATAAGCCGTTGGTATTGGGTGGTGGGATCTTTGGCGGTTTTTACCATATGGTCTTACGTGTACCTATGGTATACGCCTAAAATATATTCTACCGCCGGCACCATGAAACTGGAGGACCGTAAATCTGAAATAGGCGACCTGGCAAATGTGGTATCGGGATCTGATAGGGGGCAGTCGAGAATACAGAGCGAAACATCTGTATTGCAGAGTCACGACGTAATCCTGAATGCTGTTACCGACTTGAACTACCCGGTTAGTTTCTACGTAGAAGGACGTGTGCGCACCAGCGAGCTTTACCCCCAAAAACCGCTTACAATAGATAAGATACAGTTTGACAGCCTCAATTTCTTCAGAGAGATTATAACTTTCAAGCCCGTAAATCGTACATCTTACAACTTAACTTATAAGCTTAACGGTAAAGAGGCATCTGCCAATTACGCGTATAATACGCCGGTTACACTTGGGCCTACCACATTCAGCATTAAATACCCGGACAACATCAATAAAAATACGGTACTGCTGTTTAAATTTAATACGCCCGAAGATTTTGTAGGCCGTGTTCGCGGTGGGTTACGTGCAAGCGAAACGGTGAAAAACTCTAACATCCTTTCGGTACAGATGACTGATGCTAATCCGCAATTCGCTGCAGATGTACTGAACGCGGTAATGAAGGAGTACCTTATATACGATCGCAACCGTAAAACGCAGTCAGCTTCGCAAATGATCAACTTTATAGATGATCAGCTAAAATATTTGTCAAGTGAAGTAAAAGGCTCAGAAAAATCTATTCAATCATTTAAACAGAAGAACAGGCTAATGGAAGTAAGCGCCGCCGCTGACGCAGCGCTGGACAAGGCTAAAGACCTGGAGTCGCAACAAGCTGTACTTAAGCTTCAATTACTGGCCATAAACGAGACTAAAGAAAACATCAGTAAAGAGAAAAACAATGTAAACCTGAACTTTGACGCCGGCAGCGGACAGGTTGATCCAAATTTGCTAACGTTAATTAGCAAGCTTGATGGTTTGCTTAACCAGCGTACCGACCTACTGAAGACCTATAATTACAATTCGCAACCGGTACAAGATATAAACAAAGCAATTCTGCAGGTAAAGAATACCGCTATAAACAGCTTAAACTCTGCTTATAACAGTGTTAAAAGAAACCTTGATTTTATAGCAGCGCAACTGGGCCAGGTAAACCAGCAAATATCCGTGCTACCCGGTGCAGAACGCGACTTGGTAAGCCTACGCCGGGATTTTGAAATAAACGAAAAGGTTTACTCCTTTTTATCCGAAAAGAAGCTGGAAGCCCAGATCAGCCGTTCCGGCATCTTACCGGGTGCAACTATAATTGAACAAGCACAGCCGAACTACTCACCGGTATCGCCTAACGAGCATGATATACATCGCACAGCCATCATCTTCGGATTGGCAGTTGGGTTAGGGCTCATTGTTCTTATCCGGGTGTTGAATCCGTACATATACGACAAGGAGACTATAGAAAGCCTTACAACCATACCTATTATTGGTGTTATAAGAAAATTCCCGTCTACGTTAGATGAAGACAACATTCAGGTTCTAGCCATAAATCGTCCAAAGTCGATATTTGCTGAATCAGTGCGATCAGTAAGGACCAACTTGAACTTCATTGCGGCGGAAAAAGCCAGTAAAGTAATCTGTATTACGTCAGAAGTTGCAGGAGAGGGTAAGTCTTTTGTAGCAACCAACCTGGCAAGCACACTTTCATTAATCGATAAAAAGGTAATATTGATAGGTGCCGATTTGAGGCGTTCCAAACTGCACAAAACCTTTAAGGTACCCAATGAAAAGGGATTAAGTAATTACCTTTCACATCAAACCACACTGGACGAGATCATACTACATTCAGAGCAGGATAATCTTGATTTCATTGTGTCGGGCCCGGTTCCGCCAAATCCGTCAGAACTCTTGCATACTCAACAACTGAGGGACATGATCGATGTGCTTAAAACCAGGTACGACGTGATAATGGTAGACACAGCACCTATCGGCCTGGTGTCTGACGCGATACCGCTTATAAGAATCAGCGATATAAACATCTTTGTTATTCGTTCGGGTAAGTCAAAATACTACGCTGCTACTGTACCACAACGGATAGCACAGGAGTATCACTTAGATAATACCGTAATAGTTTTAAATGCTTTTGAAGAAGATTTATTGCATTCCAGATACTACACAACCAAATTTACCGGTGATTATAGTACCAGGTACTATTATTACTCCGACTATAGCAGCGGGTACCAGGCATCCGGCTATTATGTGGATGACGAGAAAAAGAAGTGGTGGGACTTTAAACACTGGTTTAAGTAG
- a CDS encoding UpxY family transcription antiterminator gives MAINTDAGVLKWYPVYTHPRAEKKAFSALVDKGIEAYLPLQKKLKQWSDRKKWVEEPLLKSYIFVRITNNHQADVLMSRGIARFIYFSGKVATMPDRQIEELKLLMASSLDLEVTEEDLQAGEKIKVKAGPLKGLTGEIISYRSQKQLLLRLEGIGCSIIVNVAAAFINRL, from the coding sequence ATGGCTATAAATACCGATGCGGGCGTATTGAAATGGTACCCGGTATACACACATCCAAGGGCTGAGAAAAAAGCTTTCAGCGCTCTGGTAGACAAAGGGATAGAGGCTTACCTGCCGCTGCAAAAGAAGTTGAAACAATGGAGCGACAGAAAAAAGTGGGTAGAGGAGCCACTTCTAAAATCCTACATTTTCGTGCGGATAACCAACAACCACCAGGCTGATGTTTTGATGAGCCGCGGCATTGCAAGGTTTATCTATTTCTCAGGCAAAGTAGCAACTATGCCCGACAGACAAATAGAGGAACTTAAATTATTAATGGCAAGCTCTCTGGACCTGGAAGTAACTGAAGAGGATTTACAGGCTGGGGAAAAAATTAAAGTAAAGGCCGGGCCTTTAAAAGGCTTAACCGGCGAAATTATATCCTACCGTTCGCAAAAACAGTTATTATTACGGTTAGAAGGTATTGGCTGCTCCATTATAGTAAATGTTGCAGCCGCTTTTATTAACAGGCTATAG
- the asnB gene encoding asparagine synthase (glutamine-hydrolyzing): MCRIAGLIAEGLNQSQIRASVTAMCNTMQHGGPDDEGIYEDESAGLAFGHRRLSIIDLSKNGHQPMTDPRNRVWITFNGEIYNYRELRANLERSGVTFNTQTDTEVLIQVYCKWGTSGFNKLRGIFAFALYDSARFETYLVRDSSGVKPLYYSSNRQRLAFASEIKAFKAAGIATQPNTVWPVLLLAYGHIPEPQTTLKDVYSLPKGHYLCRNKNGSVKLEKYTCEVIGDQILTINGAEDGIRHLLNASVKRQMLSDAPIGVFLSGGIDSSILSLLANEEGGEQLKTISIFFNEKQYNERQYQNAVLKKIAGNTNTHLVTERDFSKHFPDILAAMDMPTTDGINSWFISKYAHDTGLKAVLSGIGADELFGGYPSFKRIRFIKQLRRFPASLLLKTSRLSIGNFKRLSYLAYDHSAADYLFLRGLYTVSDIALILNIHEAEVSQILFDQNTHSRSGNYDKLHAAWYETNIYMQNQLLRDTDVMSMCHGLEVRVPFLDEDLQAFTSHIDPAIRFEKGRPKQLLIDSFKDILPQAVWNRPKMGFTFPLQQWMKNNPDVVNTGRYKGSFAKKTIEGFKSGTTHWSQAFALYQVQAHV, encoded by the coding sequence ATGTGCAGGATAGCTGGACTGATAGCTGAAGGGCTAAATCAGTCGCAAATAAGGGCTTCTGTGACGGCTATGTGTAATACTATGCAACATGGCGGTCCGGACGATGAGGGGATATATGAAGATGAGAGCGCAGGCCTGGCTTTCGGGCACCGAAGGCTGTCTATTATTGATTTAAGCAAAAATGGCCATCAACCTATGACAGACCCGCGTAATAGGGTTTGGATTACATTTAACGGCGAAATATACAATTATCGCGAGTTAAGGGCAAATCTGGAACGGTCGGGAGTAACCTTTAATACACAAACAGACACAGAAGTACTAATACAAGTTTATTGTAAATGGGGAACATCCGGGTTCAATAAACTACGAGGAATTTTTGCTTTTGCCCTGTACGATTCGGCGAGATTTGAGACCTACCTTGTACGCGATTCCAGTGGCGTAAAACCACTGTATTATTCATCAAATAGGCAGCGCCTTGCATTCGCATCAGAGATCAAAGCGTTTAAAGCTGCGGGCATTGCCACACAACCAAATACGGTTTGGCCTGTATTGTTGTTAGCATACGGCCATATTCCTGAGCCACAAACCACACTGAAAGATGTATACAGCTTGCCCAAAGGACATTACTTGTGCAGGAACAAAAACGGAAGCGTTAAACTTGAGAAATATACGTGCGAAGTAATTGGCGACCAGATTTTAACTATCAACGGCGCAGAGGATGGTATACGGCACTTGCTTAATGCTTCGGTAAAAAGACAAATGTTATCAGACGCCCCTATCGGTGTTTTCCTGAGCGGTGGAATAGACTCATCTATCCTGTCATTGCTGGCCAATGAAGAAGGGGGTGAACAGCTTAAAACGATCTCCATTTTCTTTAATGAAAAACAATACAACGAACGGCAGTATCAAAATGCAGTACTGAAAAAAATAGCCGGTAATACCAATACGCACCTGGTAACCGAAAGGGATTTCAGCAAGCATTTCCCCGATATACTTGCCGCTATGGATATGCCTACCACTGATGGCATAAATAGCTGGTTCATTAGCAAATATGCCCATGACACCGGTTTAAAGGCTGTACTATCAGGTATTGGAGCGGATGAACTTTTTGGCGGGTACCCATCGTTCAAAAGAATTCGTTTCATTAAGCAATTAAGGCGATTTCCTGCGTCACTGTTGCTAAAAACAAGTCGTCTTAGCATTGGCAATTTTAAACGGCTTTCGTACCTTGCTTATGATCATTCGGCAGCAGATTACCTTTTCTTACGCGGACTTTATACCGTTAGTGATATAGCGCTGATATTGAATATACATGAGGCTGAGGTAAGTCAGATCCTCTTTGATCAGAATACTCATTCACGATCCGGAAATTACGATAAACTACATGCCGCCTGGTACGAAACAAACATCTACATGCAAAATCAGCTACTACGCGATACCGATGTAATGAGCATGTGCCACGGGCTCGAAGTAAGAGTCCCGTTTTTAGATGAAGATTTACAGGCTTTCACATCCCATATTGACCCGGCGATTCGATTTGAAAAAGGCCGGCCAAAGCAGTTGTTAATAGACAGTTTCAAAGACATCTTGCCTCAAGCTGTGTGGAACAGGCCCAAAATGGGCTTCACTTTTCCGCTTCAGCAGTGGATGAAAAACAACCCGGATGTGGTTAACACCGGGAGATACAAAGGAAGCTTTGCTAAGAAAACAATAGAAGGTTTTAAATCAGGTACAACTCATTGGTCACAAGCATTTGCGCTTTATCAGGTACAAGCTCATGTCTAA